A single window of Gimesia chilikensis DNA harbors:
- a CDS encoding sodium:solute symporter family transporter, giving the protein MTGLDWFIVFLLNGAVIAFGFYLARSTKSSSDWFLGGRSLPWWGLGLSIFATSVDNADAVSLTGYAYNHGMHIITAFTLASVCGAVLASFVVVPVLYRGGFYTNAEYLETRFGKSIRVFSALIQIQYRTSMLGLMIWSIYLMLQGLLDFTPTQCWTLIALLVIFTAAYTTWGGLTSVVWTDALQSLIMMAGGITIFYAVWSATGGWSTIVDNLSQSTDANGQPLINWLHIGQFQDAKSTSPYLIVMGWTIIGMGYYTVNHTQTMRLMGARSLWDMKMAALFGCLLIMPIMIGTTLMGVMGRVLVPEFTTHSGADQLLPHFANQYLAPGFKGLVVAGILSAAISTFDSIGSALSALFTRDIYARWIKTDATEAHYLKATRWATIGILLMGFLYIPFIARYDNMIQAFRTLIPVFVTPLFTVYIVGVLTRVPRQSGLVGLCAGSLFGLLGFIDRVLVDEPLFSPWLTEVWYAFPCSMIITTLAMLAATLKWGWLNPDQQLELQTPASPEKHDWLSESRQELLAVKESPFYKPVPQYLNPNWYAILLIAFSCWIIFGLFW; this is encoded by the coding sequence ATGACGGGACTGGACTGGTTCATTGTCTTTTTACTGAATGGCGCGGTGATCGCCTTTGGCTTTTACCTCGCCCGCAGTACGAAATCCAGCAGCGACTGGTTTCTCGGCGGACGCTCGCTCCCCTGGTGGGGGCTGGGGCTCTCGATCTTTGCCACCAGTGTCGACAATGCCGACGCTGTCTCCCTCACCGGTTACGCCTACAACCATGGCATGCACATCATCACCGCTTTCACCCTCGCCAGTGTCTGCGGTGCGGTCCTGGCCTCGTTCGTCGTGGTCCCGGTCCTCTATCGTGGTGGCTTCTACACCAACGCCGAATACCTGGAAACCCGCTTCGGAAAATCCATCCGCGTCTTCAGCGCCCTGATTCAGATCCAGTACCGCACCAGTATGCTCGGCCTGATGATCTGGTCTATTTATCTCATGCTGCAGGGACTCCTTGATTTCACTCCCACACAATGCTGGACGCTCATCGCCCTGCTGGTCATCTTCACCGCCGCCTATACCACCTGGGGCGGACTCACCTCCGTCGTCTGGACCGACGCCCTGCAGAGCCTGATCATGATGGCCGGCGGCATCACCATTTTCTACGCCGTCTGGTCCGCCACCGGAGGCTGGTCGACAATAGTCGATAACCTCTCGCAGTCCACCGACGCCAACGGACAACCGCTAATCAACTGGCTGCACATCGGTCAGTTCCAGGATGCCAAATCCACCTCTCCCTATCTGATCGTCATGGGCTGGACCATCATCGGCATGGGTTACTACACCGTCAATCACACGCAGACCATGCGGCTCATGGGAGCCCGCTCACTCTGGGACATGAAAATGGCGGCCCTCTTCGGCTGCCTGTTGATCATGCCCATCATGATCGGCACTACCCTGATGGGTGTCATGGGCCGCGTCCTCGTTCCCGAATTCACAACTCACTCCGGAGCCGACCAGTTATTACCGCATTTCGCTAATCAGTATCTCGCTCCCGGCTTCAAAGGTCTCGTTGTCGCCGGCATTCTCTCCGCCGCCATCAGTACTTTTGATTCCATTGGCTCCGCCCTTTCGGCCCTGTTCACCCGCGACATATACGCCCGCTGGATCAAAACCGACGCCACGGAAGCGCATTACCTGAAAGCCACCCGCTGGGCGACCATTGGCATTCTGCTGATGGGCTTCCTCTACATCCCTTTCATCGCCCGTTATGACAACATGATTCAGGCCTTCCGCACATTGATTCCTGTTTTTGTGACGCCATTATTCACCGTTTATATTGTAGGCGTTCTGACTCGCGTCCCGCGCCAGAGTGGCCTGGTAGGCCTCTGTGCCGGATCCCTGTTCGGCCTGCTCGGCTTCATCGACCGCGTGCTGGTCGACGAACCCCTGTTCAGCCCCTGGCTGACGGAAGTCTGGTACGCGTTCCCCTGCTCGATGATCATCACCACTCTCGCCATGCTCGCGGCCACCCTCAAATGGGGCTGGCTCAATCCGGATCAGCAACTGGAATTACAAACCCCCGCCTCACCGGAAAAACATGACTGGCTCTCCGAAAGCCGCCAGGAACTGCTGGCCGTCAAAGAGTCACCCTTTTATAAGCCGGTTCCTCAATACCTCAACCCCAACTGGTACGCGATTCTATTAATCGCCTTCTCCTGCTGGATCATATTTGGACTCTTCTGGTAA
- a CDS encoding alpha/beta fold hydrolase produces the protein MQHCLRLSWIPLLIALLVNPGHAAEPSPQKPVPLDIEFTARCDQTTQRYVLLLPEQFSTEKPHSLLIALHGHGSDRWQFVKDPRGECRAARDIARKYNLIYVSPDYRARTSWMGPQAEADLQQIIEELKSKYQIDQVFLCGGSMGGSSSLTFAALHPELIDGVAAMNPTANHLKYNNFQTAIQASFGGTKQQIPEEFKKRSAEYWPEKLTMPLSISVGGKDTSVPPDSARRLINILKQLNREVLLIDRPHEGHKTSYDDSRAILEFIIQRANSKKEKPEQ, from the coding sequence ATGCAACACTGCCTCAGACTATCGTGGATCCCCCTGCTGATCGCCTTGCTCGTCAACCCCGGCCATGCCGCTGAACCGTCCCCGCAGAAACCAGTGCCCCTCGACATTGAATTCACCGCCCGTTGTGACCAGACAACACAGCGTTATGTCCTGCTGCTCCCGGAACAGTTCTCAACTGAAAAGCCCCACTCGCTGCTCATCGCCCTGCACGGACACGGTTCCGACCGCTGGCAGTTCGTCAAAGATCCCCGGGGCGAATGCCGGGCGGCTCGCGACATCGCCCGCAAGTATAATCTGATCTACGTCTCCCCCGATTACCGGGCCCGCACCTCCTGGATGGGCCCTCAGGCAGAAGCCGACCTGCAACAGATCATTGAGGAACTGAAGTCAAAGTATCAAATCGACCAGGTCTTCCTCTGTGGCGGTTCGATGGGAGGCTCGTCCAGCCTGACCTTCGCTGCCCTGCATCCGGAACTCATCGACGGAGTCGCCGCCATGAACCCCACCGCCAACCATCTGAAGTACAACAATTTTCAAACCGCTATCCAGGCCTCCTTCGGGGGCACCAAACAGCAGATCCCGGAAGAATTTAAAAAACGGAGCGCCGAATACTGGCCCGAAAAACTGACGATGCCCCTCAGCATCTCGGTCGGCGGAAAAGACACCAGCGTCCCTCCGGACAGTGCCCGCCGACTGATCAATATCTTGAAACAACTCAACCGAGAAGTCCTGCTGATCGACCGTCCGCACGAAGGCCACAAGACCAGCTATGATGACAGCCGCGCAATTCTGGAATTCATCATCCAACGGGCGAATAGCAAGAAAGAAAAACCGGAGCAGTAA
- a CDS encoding PEGA domain-containing protein, protein MPRFRFASVDVKRGSLFALLLLLAAVQTGCVHRRMTIRSVPSGALVKVDGEEIGYTPVSMDFTYYGTREITLTKDGYETQSVMQKVRTPWYQWMPLDAVTDNLLPFEVTNRHEFTYQLQPKVVVPTEELLNRGNMLRSETQIGQ, encoded by the coding sequence GTGCCGCGATTTAGATTCGCATCGGTTGATGTGAAGCGTGGATCGCTGTTTGCGCTGTTACTGCTGCTGGCAGCGGTGCAGACCGGGTGCGTGCATCGGCGGATGACAATTCGCTCGGTTCCGTCCGGGGCGCTGGTCAAAGTGGACGGGGAAGAAATCGGTTATACGCCGGTCTCGATGGATTTTACCTATTACGGGACTCGCGAGATCACACTGACTAAAGATGGATATGAAACGCAGTCGGTGATGCAGAAGGTGCGGACGCCCTGGTATCAGTGGATGCCACTGGACGCGGTGACAGATAACCTGCTGCCCTTTGAAGTCACAAACCGGCATGAGTTCACTTATCAGTTGCAGCCCAAAGTGGTGGTGCCGACCGAAGAGTTGTTGAACCGCGGCAACATGTTGCGCAGCGAAACGCAGATTGGTCAGTGA
- the glpQ gene encoding glycerophosphodiester phosphodiesterase: MKAVCFCLALLLIPGSLWADEHYVFAHRGASGYLPEHSLPAKAMAYAQGADFLEQDVVLTKDNVPLVLHDTHLDGITDVAERFPDRKREDGRYYAIDFTLEEIKQLKATQRFNRKTGKPVYAERFPLDGYTYQLHTLEEEIRFIQGLNLSTGRNVGLFTEVKKPRFHQQEGRDIAKAVFDVLTRYGYGTNEKSACWVQCFELETLKRFRKEFGWKGHLMMIYSGGKPGPDGSDYDELATAAGLKQLSETVDGVFPNLPRVVTWDKSGRPECSDFTKAAHAAGLRVVTGVVRSDDLPKNCPSVAALHEALFNQADVDDVCTDFPDLSVQWLKAQQAD, encoded by the coding sequence ATGAAAGCTGTCTGTTTCTGTCTTGCTCTGTTATTGATTCCCGGTTCGCTGTGGGCCGATGAACATTATGTGTTTGCCCACCGCGGTGCGAGTGGTTATCTACCGGAGCACAGTCTGCCTGCGAAAGCGATGGCTTATGCCCAGGGAGCGGATTTCCTGGAGCAGGATGTTGTGCTCACGAAGGATAATGTGCCGCTGGTTTTGCACGATACTCATCTGGATGGGATTACGGATGTGGCCGAGCGGTTTCCGGATCGGAAGCGTGAAGACGGTCGGTACTATGCCATCGATTTCACGCTGGAGGAAATTAAGCAGCTTAAGGCCACGCAGCGTTTCAATCGCAAGACCGGAAAACCTGTCTATGCAGAGCGGTTTCCGTTGGACGGATATACTTATCAACTGCATACGCTGGAGGAAGAGATTCGTTTCATCCAGGGATTGAATTTGAGCACGGGCCGGAATGTGGGGCTGTTTACCGAAGTCAAGAAGCCGCGCTTTCATCAGCAAGAGGGGCGTGATATCGCGAAAGCGGTGTTTGATGTACTGACCCGCTACGGCTATGGGACGAATGAAAAATCTGCCTGCTGGGTTCAGTGTTTTGAGCTGGAGACCCTGAAACGGTTTCGTAAGGAGTTCGGCTGGAAGGGACACCTGATGATGATCTATTCTGGTGGCAAGCCCGGGCCGGATGGTTCTGATTACGATGAACTGGCCACGGCTGCAGGCCTCAAACAATTGTCTGAAACTGTAGATGGCGTTTTTCCGAATCTGCCAAGGGTGGTGACCTGGGACAAGAGCGGACGACCAGAGTGTAGCGATTTCACGAAGGCAGCTCACGCTGCGGGGCTGCGTGTGGTTACGGGGGTTGTCAGAAGCGATGATCTGCCGAAGAACTGTCCTTCGGTGGCGGCGCTGCATGAGGCGTTATTCAACCAGGCCGACGTGGACGATGTCTGCACGGACTTTCCTGATCTGAGTGTGCAGTGGTTGAAAGCACAGCAGGCCGACTGA
- a CDS encoding aldo/keto reductase, producing the protein MQKRTLGSNLEVSALGLGCMGLSFGYGPAVEDQDGIDLLRAAVDQGVTFFDTAEVYGAFTNEELLGKALSPVREQVVIATKFGFAIDDQGVQTGLDSRPAHIREVVEASLKRLQTDYIDLLYQHRVDPEVPIEDVAGTVKELIAEGKVKHFGLSEAGVDVIRRAHAVQPVAALQSEYSLWWREPEEAILPTLEELGIGFVPFSPLGKGFLTGKIDESTTFDSTDFRNKVPRFAEENRKANMALVDLLGQIAQRKQATPAQIALAWILAQKPWIVPIPGTTKLHRLEENIAAADIELTAGDLTEIDSALAEIDVLGERYPEAAMKMINR; encoded by the coding sequence ATGCAGAAACGCACACTCGGCAGTAATCTTGAAGTCTCCGCCCTGGGACTGGGCTGTATGGGTCTCAGCTTCGGTTACGGTCCCGCCGTCGAAGACCAGGATGGCATCGACTTGCTGCGTGCCGCCGTCGATCAAGGCGTGACCTTCTTCGACACGGCCGAAGTCTACGGTGCCTTCACCAACGAGGAACTGCTCGGCAAGGCCCTCTCTCCAGTCCGCGAGCAGGTCGTCATCGCTACCAAGTTCGGCTTCGCCATCGACGATCAGGGAGTACAGACCGGCCTCGACAGCCGCCCCGCACACATTCGAGAGGTCGTCGAAGCCTCGCTCAAACGATTACAGACCGACTACATCGACCTGCTCTATCAGCACCGCGTCGATCCGGAAGTCCCCATCGAAGACGTCGCCGGCACCGTCAAGGAACTCATCGCAGAGGGTAAAGTCAAACATTTTGGCCTCTCAGAAGCAGGCGTTGATGTCATCCGTCGCGCCCACGCCGTCCAGCCGGTCGCCGCCCTGCAGAGCGAATACTCCCTCTGGTGGCGCGAACCCGAAGAAGCCATCCTCCCCACCCTGGAAGAGCTGGGCATCGGCTTCGTCCCCTTCAGCCCCCTGGGCAAAGGCTTCCTCACCGGCAAGATCGACGAATCGACCACCTTCGACAGTACTGACTTCCGCAACAAGGTCCCCCGCTTCGCTGAAGAGAACCGCAAAGCAAATATGGCGCTCGTCGACCTGTTGGGCCAGATCGCCCAGCGGAAACAGGCCACGCCGGCTCAAATTGCCCTGGCCTGGATCCTGGCCCAGAAACCGTGGATCGTCCCCATCCCGGGCACGACTAAATTGCACCGCCTTGAGGAGAACATCGCTGCTGCAGACATTGAACTTACAGCCGGCGATCTCACCGAAATCGACAGCGCCCTCGCTGAGATCGATGTCCTCGGCGAACGCTACCCCGAAGCTGCCATGAAAATGATCAATCGTTGA
- a CDS encoding alpha/beta hydrolase — protein MRITRSLLLIQTVVCLIGLDLQAEPAPPLRKPDRVVPLWQGEPPQFQSGAPAEIFDPRGKFTNVTRPEIAVFSPDPDRNTGKAIIVCAGGGYGSLDWKTHVIYAADVFNPKGVTIIGLKYRTRPPFKGTNSEIQALTLLDAKRAVRLVRYRAKAWNINPQQIGIAGYSAGGNLAMNLAANFDAGTPDATDPIDRESSRPDFAIGLATWHWRQKISPFHFSRNTPPVFLVHATNDGIKGGAPIELPREIATDLQKLNVPVKLAVFDVGAHGVGNLIPQRVKHGFPPAKWPDLFLDWYQQISRH, from the coding sequence ATGCGGATAACCAGATCACTGCTGCTCATCCAGACCGTTGTCTGCCTCATTGGTCTGGATCTGCAGGCAGAACCTGCTCCCCCACTCCGCAAACCCGATCGGGTCGTCCCCCTCTGGCAGGGCGAACCGCCTCAGTTTCAATCAGGTGCCCCCGCCGAGATTTTCGATCCGCGAGGCAAATTCACCAATGTCACGCGTCCCGAAATCGCAGTCTTTTCGCCGGATCCTGACAGGAATACAGGGAAGGCCATCATCGTCTGTGCCGGCGGAGGCTACGGTTCACTGGACTGGAAAACGCACGTCATCTACGCGGCTGACGTCTTCAATCCGAAAGGCGTCACCATCATCGGTCTGAAATACCGGACCCGTCCCCCTTTCAAAGGGACGAACTCCGAAATCCAGGCTCTGACTCTGCTCGATGCGAAGCGGGCCGTGCGTCTGGTGCGGTACCGTGCCAAAGCATGGAACATCAACCCGCAGCAGATCGGCATCGCCGGTTATTCAGCGGGCGGTAACCTGGCGATGAATCTGGCAGCGAACTTCGATGCCGGCACTCCCGACGCCACCGATCCCATCGACCGCGAAAGCAGTCGCCCCGACTTCGCCATCGGCCTGGCCACCTGGCACTGGCGCCAGAAAATATCGCCCTTTCATTTTTCCAGGAATACGCCGCCGGTCTTCCTCGTCCATGCCACCAATGACGGCATCAAGGGAGGCGCCCCGATCGAACTGCCCCGTGAAATCGCAACCGACCTCCAGAAGTTAAACGTCCCCGTCAAACTGGCGGTCTTCGACGTCGGCGCTCACGGAGTAGGGAATCTGATCCCCCAGCGCGTCAAACACGGCTTCCCCCCCGCCAAATGGCCCGACCTCTTCCTCGACTGGTATCAGCAGATTTCCAGGCACTGA
- a CDS encoding fused MFS/spermidine synthase: MSGTPSERSASTSKLATLLFFSGACALIYQVIWIRELRLIFGATTLASSAVLAIFMGGLGLGNALLGKRSDQFTRPVRFYALLELAIAVSVALSPFLIDLTRYAYVRAGGQSTMGVEVATIVRLLAATAILILPTIFMGGTLPAAARAVTSQLDAKRRNLACIYGINTLGAVLGAGLANFMLLELLGNRVLLWLACLVNLLLAAISLWYSRQLVAGNQQQAADESVSPLVMTESEAAVQRPRPHAVLLYFTAAVVGFVFFQMEIVWYRMLGPLLGGTTYTFGLILCIVLLGIGIGGLLYHLIGRWITPSYQLLVTTCTLEAICIAVPFWLGDRIAMWVLQQQQSAFSSFAEQVWSWFEVGSLVVLPVALVSGFQFPVLIALAGSGQQDVGKHVGWTFAANTCGAICGAIAGGFFLLPALNAIGVWRLSVLMLLVLGLTIVCVSRMWQVSRFGISLASGLALLALLGVVQQGPTAAWRHSGIGAGRAELEDGTRNAEQNFINTKRRQLLWETEGVESSIGITATDSLSFIVNGKSDGNAYTDAGTQMGLGLLGPVLKSDLKTGLVIGLGTGETVGWLADAISGPVDVVELEPGVLDMARRCESMNRRVLSQPDVHIYHNDAREFLLTSAAEYDIIISEPSNPYRAGIANLYTREFYASAADRLAEEGLFLQWLQGYEVDDQTVATVLKTMRSVFPTVEIWRTRARDMVLVCSPAPRPLAYDADSLQQSLSNPVIREGLKLAWRAEDVSGILAHYVCDNQTIQLFLDQNPSLINTDDRNLLEYAFASSVGRVSRFSTQRLQELAVQSGDTRPREASSATPETIARRRLAMHFHLGGAMPELAQASRIEQGIGLAYQSYLDQNYRQAAELFGEVGVDETCPVERVVYAHACAEAGVPISAELSDKLKTGNAAEQAAVQAIAFLKQGDRAEGSTTLLQAFTLMKSNPWGLERIYDSLLRHALALATSDNRLAGPIFENISEPFAMYRLEDKRKLVRFLVAEIMGTKQIAESLEEIEPNVPWKDWLLRKRQSVYRELNHELSGKAQADLQQYLGWATSP; the protein is encoded by the coding sequence GTGAGTGGCACTCCATCAGAACGGTCTGCGTCTACATCAAAGCTGGCAACCCTGTTGTTCTTTTCCGGCGCGTGCGCGTTGATCTATCAGGTAATCTGGATCCGGGAGTTGCGTCTGATTTTCGGCGCGACCACGTTAGCCTCTTCCGCTGTGCTGGCTATTTTTATGGGAGGCCTGGGACTGGGGAACGCTCTGTTGGGAAAACGGTCTGACCAGTTCACTCGGCCGGTTCGCTTCTATGCCCTGCTCGAACTGGCGATCGCTGTCAGCGTGGCACTCAGTCCTTTTCTGATTGACCTGACCCGGTATGCCTATGTGCGTGCTGGCGGACAATCGACGATGGGAGTTGAGGTGGCGACGATTGTCCGGCTGCTGGCGGCGACGGCCATTCTGATCCTGCCGACCATTTTCATGGGGGGGACTCTGCCGGCTGCTGCCCGCGCCGTGACCAGTCAACTGGATGCCAAACGCAGAAACCTGGCGTGCATTTACGGGATCAACACTCTGGGGGCTGTGCTTGGTGCCGGACTGGCCAATTTTATGCTCCTGGAACTGTTGGGCAATCGCGTTTTGCTCTGGTTGGCGTGCCTGGTCAATCTGCTGCTGGCGGCGATCTCCCTCTGGTATTCCCGGCAGCTGGTAGCAGGCAATCAACAACAGGCAGCGGATGAGTCAGTCTCTCCCCTGGTCATGACAGAGTCTGAAGCTGCTGTGCAACGCCCCCGGCCCCATGCTGTCCTATTGTATTTCACCGCCGCGGTCGTCGGGTTTGTATTTTTCCAGATGGAGATTGTCTGGTATCGCATGCTGGGGCCTTTGCTGGGGGGGACGACTTATACCTTCGGGCTGATTCTCTGTATTGTGCTGCTGGGGATCGGCATCGGCGGGCTGCTGTATCATCTGATTGGTCGCTGGATCACTCCCTCGTATCAGCTCCTGGTGACGACCTGCACCCTGGAAGCGATCTGCATTGCGGTTCCGTTCTGGTTGGGCGATCGGATTGCGATGTGGGTATTGCAGCAGCAACAGTCAGCCTTCTCTTCGTTTGCAGAACAGGTCTGGAGCTGGTTTGAGGTCGGCTCCCTGGTGGTGCTGCCTGTGGCGCTTGTTTCTGGTTTTCAGTTTCCTGTGCTGATCGCGCTGGCAGGGAGCGGACAGCAGGATGTGGGCAAGCACGTCGGCTGGACCTTCGCGGCCAATACCTGCGGTGCGATATGTGGTGCCATCGCAGGTGGCTTCTTTTTACTGCCTGCATTGAACGCCATCGGTGTGTGGCGTCTGTCTGTGCTGATGCTGCTTGTACTGGGCCTGACCATCGTCTGTGTCTCCCGGATGTGGCAGGTGTCGCGCTTCGGGATCTCGCTGGCATCCGGCCTGGCTCTGCTGGCGCTCCTGGGAGTAGTGCAACAGGGGCCGACGGCTGCCTGGCGACATTCCGGGATTGGAGCGGGACGCGCTGAACTGGAGGACGGAACCCGGAATGCCGAGCAGAATTTTATCAACACCAAACGCAGGCAACTGTTATGGGAGACCGAAGGGGTGGAGTCCAGTATCGGGATCACCGCGACCGACAGTCTGTCTTTTATCGTTAATGGAAAGAGTGACGGAAACGCTTACACGGACGCCGGTACCCAGATGGGGCTGGGGCTGCTGGGACCCGTTTTAAAATCGGACTTGAAAACCGGTCTGGTGATCGGGCTCGGTACGGGCGAAACCGTGGGCTGGCTGGCTGATGCGATTTCCGGACCGGTTGATGTTGTGGAGCTGGAGCCCGGTGTGCTCGACATGGCGCGGCGCTGTGAATCGATGAATCGTCGGGTGCTGTCCCAACCGGATGTGCACATCTATCATAATGATGCGCGGGAATTCCTGCTGACTTCTGCGGCAGAATACGACATTATCATTTCGGAACCCTCGAATCCGTATCGGGCAGGCATTGCCAATCTCTATACCAGGGAATTTTATGCCTCGGCAGCTGACAGGCTCGCGGAAGAGGGATTATTCCTGCAGTGGCTGCAGGGATACGAGGTTGATGATCAGACGGTGGCGACGGTCCTCAAAACGATGCGCTCCGTCTTTCCGACGGTTGAGATCTGGAGAACCCGCGCCCGAGATATGGTTCTTGTCTGCAGTCCAGCGCCTCGTCCGCTGGCTTATGATGCAGACTCGCTCCAGCAGAGTTTGAGTAACCCGGTAATCAGGGAAGGGCTGAAGCTCGCCTGGCGGGCCGAGGATGTGTCGGGGATTCTGGCGCATTATGTTTGTGACAATCAGACGATCCAGTTATTTCTGGATCAGAACCCATCGCTGATCAATACCGATGATCGTAACCTGCTCGAATACGCGTTCGCGAGTTCCGTAGGACGCGTGTCGCGATTCTCTACGCAACGTCTGCAGGAACTGGCCGTTCAATCAGGGGATACGCGTCCCCGGGAGGCATCCTCCGCCACTCCTGAAACGATCGCCAGACGTCGCCTGGCAATGCACTTTCACCTGGGAGGGGCCATGCCGGAACTGGCCCAGGCCTCTCGAATCGAACAGGGCATTGGTTTGGCCTACCAGTCTTACCTCGATCAGAATTACAGGCAGGCAGCAGAGTTGTTCGGGGAGGTGGGCGTTGACGAGACCTGTCCTGTCGAGCGAGTGGTCTATGCCCATGCCTGTGCTGAGGCGGGAGTCCCGATTTCGGCAGAGCTGTCAGACAAGCTGAAAACCGGCAATGCTGCAGAGCAGGCTGCTGTCCAGGCCATCGCGTTCTTAAAGCAGGGGGATCGAGCAGAGGGGAGTACCACGTTGCTGCAGGCTTTTACGTTAATGAAGTCGAATCCTTGGGGACTGGAGCGGATTTATGATTCTCTGCTGCGGCACGCCCTGGCACTCGCGACCTCTGACAATCGCCTGGCGGGACCGATTTTTGAAAATATCAGCGAACCATTTGCCATGTATCGACTCGAAGATAAAAGGAAACTGGTGCGGTTCCTGGTCGCTGAGATCATGGGGACGAAACAGATTGCGGAATCACTCGAAGAAATCGAGCCCAATGTGCCCTGGAAGGACTGGCTGCTGAGAAAGAGACAGTCCGTGTATCGTGAGCTCAATCATGAGCTGTCGGGAAAAGCCCAGGCCGATCTCCAGCAGTATTTGGGGTGGGCCACGAGTCCCTGA
- a CDS encoding GNAT family N-acetyltransferase, with the protein MKIRRAELADLEAMTEIYNEAILTSTATFDLEPQTREERLPWFESHDERFPILVAECDGEIAGWACLSRWRTRKAYERTAETSFYVKGTQRGKGIGRQLKQAIIDEARRLNFHTLIAGVSQGNEISLHLNKSFGFEEVGTFREVGYKFDQWLDVTYLQLMLD; encoded by the coding sequence ATGAAAATCCGGCGGGCGGAATTGGCGGATCTGGAGGCGATGACCGAGATTTATAATGAAGCGATTCTGACATCGACGGCGACCTTTGATCTGGAGCCGCAAACACGCGAGGAGCGGTTGCCCTGGTTTGAGTCGCATGATGAACGCTTTCCGATTCTGGTGGCAGAGTGCGACGGAGAAATCGCGGGCTGGGCCTGTCTGTCCCGCTGGCGAACCCGCAAGGCTTATGAGCGGACCGCGGAAACCTCATTCTACGTGAAGGGGACGCAGCGCGGGAAAGGGATCGGGCGACAGTTGAAGCAGGCGATTATCGATGAAGCGCGGCGACTGAACTTTCACACGTTGATCGCAGGCGTGTCACAGGGGAATGAAATCAGCCTGCATCTGAATAAAAGCTTCGGTTTTGAAGAAGTCGGCACGTTCCGCGAAGTGGGGTATAAATTCGACCAATGGCTGGACGTAACTTATCTGCAGTTGATGCTGGATTGA
- a CDS encoding sialidase family protein encodes MKRFFLRAALLLLLVTSGSPGVRAEDQPVSILAQRIKGHIHPSICQADDGTLIVVFKGENVLLCSRSTDEGATWSKPEPIPASAKRPEVIRAVQKFEVYPGTADTLPDGRILVTWNYIADDKARDGYYERALLYVTSSDQGKTWSDQRLIGPVEGKHLGAVRHNVLPWSEGQWLLPLRTGVPRVFNPETGRLTAFPLVGPDGKQHEFQQIVRLKDGGLLAMGPVLLRSAGQGKQWKQIDGFPAVPDQRDNAEGRYLTVLTDGRVLVTWGRGHNNRGLSYNLSLDDGQTWDAKRTVVLLPETPVTARYYSARTIQLDAGHVGTVFMNRDGVHFLKVPLSRLQGPEGT; translated from the coding sequence ATGAAACGTTTTTTCCTGCGTGCTGCGCTACTACTGCTGTTGGTGACTTCTGGTTCTCCGGGAGTCCGGGCGGAGGACCAGCCGGTTTCGATTCTGGCACAACGCATCAAGGGGCACATTCATCCTTCCATCTGCCAGGCCGATGATGGAACGCTGATCGTAGTGTTCAAGGGAGAGAATGTACTGCTTTGCTCGCGTTCTACGGATGAGGGCGCGACGTGGTCGAAGCCGGAACCGATTCCGGCGTCTGCGAAACGGCCCGAAGTCATTCGTGCGGTGCAGAAGTTCGAAGTCTATCCTGGCACGGCGGACACGCTGCCCGATGGCCGGATTCTGGTGACCTGGAATTACATTGCAGACGATAAAGCCCGCGATGGTTATTACGAGCGGGCCCTGCTGTATGTGACCAGTTCCGATCAAGGGAAGACGTGGAGTGATCAGCGGTTGATCGGCCCTGTGGAGGGGAAGCATCTGGGGGCGGTGCGACATAATGTGCTCCCCTGGAGTGAAGGCCAGTGGTTACTGCCTTTGCGGACCGGTGTGCCGCGCGTTTTTAATCCGGAGACCGGCAGACTTACGGCGTTTCCCCTGGTAGGTCCCGATGGCAAGCAGCATGAGTTTCAGCAGATCGTACGCTTGAAGGACGGCGGTCTGCTGGCAATGGGACCGGTGCTGTTGCGTTCGGCTGGTCAGGGAAAGCAGTGGAAACAGATTGATGGCTTCCCCGCGGTTCCTGATCAGCGGGATAATGCGGAGGGACGTTACCTGACGGTGCTGACTGATGGGAGGGTGCTGGTGACCTGGGGCCGGGGGCACAACAATCGGGGGCTGAGTTACAACCTGTCACTGGATGACGGGCAGACGTGGGACGCGAAGCGGACGGTGGTGCTGCTGCCGGAGACGCCGGTAACGGCCCGTTATTATTCTGCGCGGACGATTCAGCTGGATGCCGGGCATGTGGGAACGGTGTTTATGAACCGGGACGGCGTGCATTTTCTCAAAGTCCCGCTGTCCCGTCTGCAGGGACCTGAGGGGACTTGA